Proteins encoded within one genomic window of Arachis ipaensis cultivar K30076 chromosome B08, Araip1.1, whole genome shotgun sequence:
- the LOC110265812 gene encoding dnaJ protein homolog, translating to MDGGHDPFDIFQSFFGGSPFGGGGSSRGRRQKRVEDVVHPLKVSLENLYLRTSKKLSLSRNVLCSKCNGKEYKSGNSTKCAGCQGTGMKVSIRHLGPSIAQQMQHPCNECKGTSETISDRDRCP from the exons ATGGATGGCGGCCACGACCCATTTGATATATTCCAGTCTTTCTTTGGTGGGAGTCCCTTTGGCGGCG GTGGTAGTAGCAGAGGGAGGAGGCAGAAAAGGGTAGAAGATGTGGTTCACCCCCTAAAGGTCTCGCTTGAAAACCTATACCTCAGAACATCTAAGAAGCTCTCGCTCTCTCGCAATGTGCTTTGCTCAAAGTGCAATGG CAAAGAGTACAAGTCTGGGAATTCTACAAAGTGCGCTGGTTGCCAAGGAACTGGTATGAAGGTTTCTATCAGGCACCTTGGTCCCTCTATTGCTCAGCAAATGCAGCATCCTTGCAATGAATGTAAGGGTACTAGCGAAACCATCAGTGACAGGGACCGTTGCCCATAG